Proteins from one Panicum virgatum strain AP13 chromosome 7K, P.virgatum_v5, whole genome shotgun sequence genomic window:
- the LOC120641986 gene encoding uncharacterized protein LOC120641986: MPVPVVLLAVPAVASGFAHAFHFAFLLWPFNLALPLARHLPRACAALREVASFYDAELRPYASGAARLLPATPQSQQHASLSGVRQATPPHGDLVANAMIALVDISY; encoded by the coding sequence ATGCCGGTTCCCGTGGTGCTCCTCGCCGTGCCGGCCGTGGCCAGCGGGTTCGCGCACGCGTTCCACTTCGCGTTCCTGCTGTGGCCCTTCAACCTCGCGCTGCCGCTCGCGCGCCACCTGCCGCGGGCGTGCGCCGCGCTCCGGGAGGTCGCGTCCTTCTACGACGCCGAGCTGCGGCCCtacgcgagcggcgcggcgaggctgcTGCCGGCAACGCCGCAGAGCCAGCAGCACGCCTCGCTCAGCGGCGTGcggcaggcgacgccgccgcaCGGGGATCTCGTCGCCAACGCCATGATTGCGCTCGTCGACATCTCCTACTGA
- the LOC120640365 gene encoding uncharacterized protein LOC120640365, whose product MVAIFVKILKLTFSEQMGLFDGLHLLAFVAARGLMQVFNLSAPHDLRLPLARHLPNACAALYGLLASHAAWLHQALARGAVRSGHSRSGGGVVDDYVFHAMLSISD is encoded by the exons ATGGTCGCGATCTTCGTGAAGATTTTAAAGCTCACATTTAGCGAGCAGATGGGTCT CTTCGATGGGCTCCACCTGCTGGCGTTCGTGGCGGCGAGGGGGCTGATGCAGGTGTTCAACCTCTCGGCGCCGCACGACCTCCGGCTGCCGCTGGCGCGCCACCTGCCCAATGCCTGCGCCGCCCTGTACGGCCTCCTCGCCTCGCACGCCGCGTGGCTGCACCAGGCCCTGGCGCGCGGCGCCGTCCGGAGCGGCCACAGCCGGAGCGGGGGCGGCGTCGTCGACGACTACGTCTTCCACGCCATGCTCAGCATCTCCGACtga